ACAAATTTTCTTGTATCATTTTACAAATGTTCAAAGCTCATTTATAATGAAGTTAATATAAAAATATTAGGAGGATTCAATATGTCATTAGCTAAATATATCGATCACACAGCTTTAAAACCAGATACAACTTTGGAACAAATTAATGCTTTATTAGAAGAAGCGAAAGAATATGGTTTCAAATCAGTATGTGTTAATCCTACACATGTTGCACATGCTAAAAAAGTTCTAGAAGGTTCAGATGTACTTGTATGTACTGTAATCGGATTTCCACTTGGCGCAACTACAAGTGAAGTTAAAGCATTCGAAACAGAAGATGCGATTAAAAAAGGTGCTTCAGAAGTAGATATGGTCATTAACATTGGAGCATTGAAAGATGGTAGAGATGAAGATGTTAAAAAAGATATTGAAAGTGTCATTTCTGCAGCTAATGGCGTAACGACTAAAGTCATTATTGAAACTTCTTTATTAACAGACGCTGAAAAAGTAAGAGCTTGTGAATTAGCTTTAGCAGCTGGTGCAGATTTCGTTAAAACTTCAACTGGTTTCTCAACTGGTGGTGCAACTGCAGAAGATATCAAATTGATGAGAGAAACAGTAGGTCCAGATTTAGGCGTCAAAGCTTCTGGCGGTATCCGATCATACGAAGATGTTAAAACTATGATTGATAATGGTGCAACTCGTATTGGCGCTTCAGCAGGCGTGAAAATTTTAAAAGGTGAATCATCTGATTCAGATTACTAAAATTAAAGGTACTATTTTAGTACCTTTAATATTTTGTGATGAAGGTAAGCGTATTCATTTATAAACTGGAGGGTAATAACTATGAGAATGGTAGATGTAATTGCAAAGAAACGTGACGGGAAAGCATTAACGAAAGAAGAAATTGAGTATTTTG
This portion of the Mammaliicoccus vitulinus genome encodes:
- the deoC gene encoding deoxyribose-phosphate aldolase, yielding MSLAKYIDHTALKPDTTLEQINALLEEAKEYGFKSVCVNPTHVAHAKKVLEGSDVLVCTVIGFPLGATTSEVKAFETEDAIKKGASEVDMVINIGALKDGRDEDVKKDIESVISAANGVTTKVIIETSLLTDAEKVRACELALAAGADFVKTSTGFSTGGATAEDIKLMRETVGPDLGVKASGGIRSYEDVKTMIDNGATRIGASAGVKILKGESSDSDY